The Phyllopteryx taeniolatus isolate TA_2022b chromosome 9, UOR_Ptae_1.2, whole genome shotgun sequence genome contains a region encoding:
- the st3gal8 gene encoding ST3 beta-galactoside alpha-2,3-sialyltransferase 8 isoform X1 translates to MLLKRKLCVAVAVAAVLLLMLASQGIQTKHFLPLSLATPTADNISQEMAPPADGSSAHALVSLGEQPEKGDTRPCGCSESCVSDVSASDWFRGRYDPDQRPVLRGGDDRFEPDALNWWLSLQRSGNDQSVQEVMSRMFQVISPPSVDFAPRPSRCRTCAVVGNSGNLQKSGHGKLIDAHAAVIRMNKAVTRGFEKDVGNRTTHHFLYPESAVDVARGVSLILLPFKIRDLEWLTSALSTGDIKMTYMRVKERVEADKDKVAVVNPAFFKYVHERWTERHGRYPSTGMLAVIYALHTCDQVATATLQSSPSKLARSLAANELLSSLDAWACLLPFFLLLSDFLCPSILLCILLPDILSSFLFLPLFLSPFRPPF, encoded by the exons ATGTTGTTGAAGAGGAAGCTGTGCGTGGCGGTGGCCGTCGCCGCCGTCCTCCTCCTCATGCTCGCCAGTCAGGGCATCCAGACCAAGCACTTCCTGCCGCTGTCCTTGGCCACGCCCACCGCTGACAACATCAGTCAGGAGATGG CGCCCCCTGCTGACGGCAGCAGCGCACACGCGCTCGTCTCACTCGGGGAGCAGCCGGAGAAAGGCGACACAAG GCCCTGCGGTTGTTCCGAGTCCTGCGTGTCGGACGTGAGCGCGTCCGACTGGTTCCGCGGTCGCTACGATCCCGACCAGCGGCCCGTCCTCCGCGGCGGCGACGACCGCTTTGAGCCCGACGCGCTCAACTGGTGGCTG AGTCTCCAGCGTTCGGGTAACGACCAGAGCGtacaggaagtgatgtcacgCATGTTCCAGGTCATCTCCCCGCCTTCCGTGGACTTCGCGCCGCGGCCGTCGCGTTGCCGCACTTGCGCCGTGGTGGGAAACTCGGGCAACCTGCAAAAGTCGGGACACGGGAAACTCATCGACGCCCACGCCGCCGTCATCCG GATGAACAAGGCGGTGACGCGAGGGTTTGAAAAGGACGTGGGCAACCGCACAACGCATCACTTCCTGTACCCGGAGAGCGCGGTGGACGTGGCGCGCGGCGTCAGTCTCATCCTGCTGCCCTTCAAGATCCGAGACCTGGAATGGCTGACCAGCGCCCTGTCCACCGGAGACATCAAAAT gACGTACATGAGGGTGAAGGAGCGGGTGGAGGCCGATAAAGACAAG GTGGCGGTGGTGAATCCGGCGTTCTTCAAGTACGTCCACGAGCGCTGGACGGAGCGCCACGGCCGCTACCCGTCCACCGGCATGCTCGCCGTCATCTACGCGCTGCACACCTGCGACCAGGTCGCCACGGCAACACTCCAGTCGTCTCCCTCCaagctcgctcgctcgctcgccgcTAACGAGCTTCTGTCCTCTCTGGATGCGTGGGCGTGTCtgcttccttttttccttcttctttctGACTTCCTTTGCCCTTCCATCCTTCTTTGCATTCTTCTTCCTGACATCCTTTcctcctttctttttcttcctttattTCTCTCCCCCTTCCGTCctcctttttaa
- the st3gal8 gene encoding ST3 beta-galactoside alpha-2,3-sialyltransferase 8 isoform X3, with translation MLLKRKLCVAVAVAAVLLLMLASQGIQTKHFLPLSLATPTADNISQEMAPPADGSSAHALVSLGEQPEKGDTRPCGCSESCVSDVSASDWFRGRYDPDQRPVLRGGDDRFEPDALNWWLSLQRSGNDQSVQEVMSRMFQVISPPSVDFAPRPSRCRTCAVVGNSGNLQKSGHGKLIDAHAAVIRMNKAVTRGFEKDVGNRTTHHFLYPESAVDVARGVSLILLPFKIRDLEWLTSALSTGDIKMTYMRVKERVEADKDKVAVVNPAFFKYVHERWTERHGRYPSTGMLAVIYALHTCDQVSVFGYGADRQGNWHHYWEENRYAGAFRKTGVHSADFETQVIRRLADERKIRLHA, from the exons ATGTTGTTGAAGAGGAAGCTGTGCGTGGCGGTGGCCGTCGCCGCCGTCCTCCTCCTCATGCTCGCCAGTCAGGGCATCCAGACCAAGCACTTCCTGCCGCTGTCCTTGGCCACGCCCACCGCTGACAACATCAGTCAGGAGATGG CGCCCCCTGCTGACGGCAGCAGCGCACACGCGCTCGTCTCACTCGGGGAGCAGCCGGAGAAAGGCGACACAAG GCCCTGCGGTTGTTCCGAGTCCTGCGTGTCGGACGTGAGCGCGTCCGACTGGTTCCGCGGTCGCTACGATCCCGACCAGCGGCCCGTCCTCCGCGGCGGCGACGACCGCTTTGAGCCCGACGCGCTCAACTGGTGGCTG AGTCTCCAGCGTTCGGGTAACGACCAGAGCGtacaggaagtgatgtcacgCATGTTCCAGGTCATCTCCCCGCCTTCCGTGGACTTCGCGCCGCGGCCGTCGCGTTGCCGCACTTGCGCCGTGGTGGGAAACTCGGGCAACCTGCAAAAGTCGGGACACGGGAAACTCATCGACGCCCACGCCGCCGTCATCCG GATGAACAAGGCGGTGACGCGAGGGTTTGAAAAGGACGTGGGCAACCGCACAACGCATCACTTCCTGTACCCGGAGAGCGCGGTGGACGTGGCGCGCGGCGTCAGTCTCATCCTGCTGCCCTTCAAGATCCGAGACCTGGAATGGCTGACCAGCGCCCTGTCCACCGGAGACATCAAAAT gACGTACATGAGGGTGAAGGAGCGGGTGGAGGCCGATAAAGACAAG GTGGCGGTGGTGAATCCGGCGTTCTTCAAGTACGTCCACGAGCGCTGGACGGAGCGCCACGGCCGCTACCCGTCCACCGGCATGCTCGCCGTCATCTACGCGCTGCACACCTGCGACCAG GTGTCGGTGTTCGGTTACGGCGCCGACCGGCAGGGCAACTGGCACCACTACTGGGAGGAGAACCGCTACGCGGGCGCCTTCCGCAAGACGGGCGTGCACAGCGCCGACTTCGAGACGCAAGTCATCCGGCGGCTGGCGGACGAGCGTAAGATCCGACTGCACGCGTGA
- the st3gal8 gene encoding ST3 beta-galactoside alpha-2,3-sialyltransferase 8 isoform X2, translated as MLLKRKLCVAVAVAAVLLLMLASQGIQTKHFLPLSLATPTADNISQEMAPPADGSSAHALVSLGEQPEKGDTRPCGCSESCVSDVSASDWFRGRYDPDQRPVLRGGDDRFEPDALNWWLSLQRSGNDQSVQEVMSRMFQVISPPSVDFAPRPSRCRTCAVVGNSGNLQKSGHGKLIDAHAAVIRMNKAVTRGFEKDVGNRTTHHFLYPESAVDVARGVSLILLPFKIRDLEWLTSALSTGDIKMTYMRVKERVEADKDKVAVVNPAFFKCRCSVTAPTGRATGTTTGRRTATRAPSARRACTAPTSRRKSSGGWRTSVRSDCTREPGGPAGRPRALNKHKRKPRRPFCAFSATVWKNVLV; from the exons ATGTTGTTGAAGAGGAAGCTGTGCGTGGCGGTGGCCGTCGCCGCCGTCCTCCTCCTCATGCTCGCCAGTCAGGGCATCCAGACCAAGCACTTCCTGCCGCTGTCCTTGGCCACGCCCACCGCTGACAACATCAGTCAGGAGATGG CGCCCCCTGCTGACGGCAGCAGCGCACACGCGCTCGTCTCACTCGGGGAGCAGCCGGAGAAAGGCGACACAAG GCCCTGCGGTTGTTCCGAGTCCTGCGTGTCGGACGTGAGCGCGTCCGACTGGTTCCGCGGTCGCTACGATCCCGACCAGCGGCCCGTCCTCCGCGGCGGCGACGACCGCTTTGAGCCCGACGCGCTCAACTGGTGGCTG AGTCTCCAGCGTTCGGGTAACGACCAGAGCGtacaggaagtgatgtcacgCATGTTCCAGGTCATCTCCCCGCCTTCCGTGGACTTCGCGCCGCGGCCGTCGCGTTGCCGCACTTGCGCCGTGGTGGGAAACTCGGGCAACCTGCAAAAGTCGGGACACGGGAAACTCATCGACGCCCACGCCGCCGTCATCCG GATGAACAAGGCGGTGACGCGAGGGTTTGAAAAGGACGTGGGCAACCGCACAACGCATCACTTCCTGTACCCGGAGAGCGCGGTGGACGTGGCGCGCGGCGTCAGTCTCATCCTGCTGCCCTTCAAGATCCGAGACCTGGAATGGCTGACCAGCGCCCTGTCCACCGGAGACATCAAAAT gACGTACATGAGGGTGAAGGAGCGGGTGGAGGCCGATAAAGACAAG GTGGCGGTGGTGAATCCGGCGTTCTTCAA GTGTCGGTGTTCGGTTACGGCGCCGACCGGCAGGGCAACTGGCACCACTACTGGGAGGAGAACCGCTACGCGGGCGCCTTCCGCAAGACGGGCGTGCACAGCGCCGACTTCGAGACGCAAGTCATCCGGCGGCTGGCGGACGAGCGTAAGATCCGACTGCACGCGTGAACCCGGCGGACCGGCCGGACGTCCTCGGGCACTGAACAAACACAAACGCAAACCTCGTCGTCCATTTTGTGCCTTTTCCGCAACAGTGTGGAAAAACGTTTTGGTCTGA
- the st3gal8 gene encoding ST3 beta-galactoside alpha-2,3-sialyltransferase 8 isoform X4 produces MLLKRKLCVAVAVAAVLLLMLASQGIQTKHFLPLSLATPTADNISQEMAPPADGSSAHALVSLGEQPEKGDTRPCGCSESCVSDVSASDWFRGRYDPDQRPVLRGGDDRFEPDALNWWLSLQRSGNDQSVQEVMSRMFQVISPPSVDFAPRPSRCRTCAVVGNSGNLQKSGHGKLIDAHAAVIRMNKAVTRGFEKDVGNRTTHHFLYPESAVDVARGVSLILLPFKIRDLEWLTSALSTGDIKMTYMRVKERVEADKDKVSVFGYGADRQGNWHHYWEENRYAGAFRKTGVHSADFETQVIRRLADERKIRLHA; encoded by the exons ATGTTGTTGAAGAGGAAGCTGTGCGTGGCGGTGGCCGTCGCCGCCGTCCTCCTCCTCATGCTCGCCAGTCAGGGCATCCAGACCAAGCACTTCCTGCCGCTGTCCTTGGCCACGCCCACCGCTGACAACATCAGTCAGGAGATGG CGCCCCCTGCTGACGGCAGCAGCGCACACGCGCTCGTCTCACTCGGGGAGCAGCCGGAGAAAGGCGACACAAG GCCCTGCGGTTGTTCCGAGTCCTGCGTGTCGGACGTGAGCGCGTCCGACTGGTTCCGCGGTCGCTACGATCCCGACCAGCGGCCCGTCCTCCGCGGCGGCGACGACCGCTTTGAGCCCGACGCGCTCAACTGGTGGCTG AGTCTCCAGCGTTCGGGTAACGACCAGAGCGtacaggaagtgatgtcacgCATGTTCCAGGTCATCTCCCCGCCTTCCGTGGACTTCGCGCCGCGGCCGTCGCGTTGCCGCACTTGCGCCGTGGTGGGAAACTCGGGCAACCTGCAAAAGTCGGGACACGGGAAACTCATCGACGCCCACGCCGCCGTCATCCG GATGAACAAGGCGGTGACGCGAGGGTTTGAAAAGGACGTGGGCAACCGCACAACGCATCACTTCCTGTACCCGGAGAGCGCGGTGGACGTGGCGCGCGGCGTCAGTCTCATCCTGCTGCCCTTCAAGATCCGAGACCTGGAATGGCTGACCAGCGCCCTGTCCACCGGAGACATCAAAAT gACGTACATGAGGGTGAAGGAGCGGGTGGAGGCCGATAAAGACAAG GTGTCGGTGTTCGGTTACGGCGCCGACCGGCAGGGCAACTGGCACCACTACTGGGAGGAGAACCGCTACGCGGGCGCCTTCCGCAAGACGGGCGTGCACAGCGCCGACTTCGAGACGCAAGTCATCCGGCGGCTGGCGGACGAGCGTAAGATCCGACTGCACGCGTGA